The following proteins are encoded in a genomic region of Mycolicibacterium confluentis:
- a CDS encoding P-II family nitrogen regulator, producing the protein MKLITAIVKPFTLEDVKTGLEQTGILGMTVSEVQGYGRQKGHTEVYRGAEYSVDFVPKVRVEVVVEDSAVDKVVDIIVQAARTGKIGDGKVWVSPVDTVVRVRTGERGSDAL; encoded by the coding sequence ATGAAACTGATCACGGCGATCGTCAAGCCGTTCACGCTCGAAGATGTCAAGACAGGACTGGAGCAGACCGGCATCCTCGGGATGACCGTCAGTGAGGTCCAGGGTTACGGCCGCCAGAAGGGGCACACCGAGGTCTACCGCGGGGCGGAGTACTCCGTGGACTTCGTGCCCAAGGTCCGCGTCGAGGTCGTCGTCGAGGACTCGGCTGTCGACAAGGTGGTGGACATCATCGTCCAGGCCGCCCGGACCGGCAAGATCGGTGACGGCAAGGTCTGGGTGAGTCCCGTCGACACCGTCGTGCGGGTCCGCACGGGTGAGCGGGGCAGCGACGCCCTTTGA